From one Triticum urartu cultivar G1812 chromosome 3, Tu2.1, whole genome shotgun sequence genomic stretch:
- the LOC125547103 gene encoding uncharacterized protein LOC125547103 (The sequence of the model RefSeq protein was modified relative to this genomic sequence to represent the inferred CDS: added 47 bases not found in genome assembly): MEVDGTPDLTDFMNDWFFGTVGVKHSAVAAGSPAYDLTGESSSSSKKKQSSEKKPQRAESEGGRSGGGGSSRASNASKQTQEWLEEAKRMMVGSGSPGRMGSPSRQVPKFAGGNGTEPSPALDRRDPMSPLLLPACVCRHRQPGGIGDEILQRASIISSPPRSDTSTPSAPPSPSPSLPPNPHSSRRKSRFHGPSGPDPSASLRRTISSASNSPPSASAPPRPVHHRRHASASGSPAVDGFDDGVARLNAFLRRQRAALADQSSGDRSSRSRSTKLVLSDASKSVSSIVAAIFYAWMQSSKGDGHAAAVPVVNMRRSRMTGCRQAAWLLYHVGVDASALLFADEVDMEGLIMDQRASLVVVGQDVLRSNGEAGSVCTLLANDHSEEAYALLQSLDIKKLLLAGILLDTNNLSKMCSDKDSEAVRSLLLGSSEHKWHELFQQLMLDHNEHSFVEFLKNTYRKSSTDGAGDSPPEQKNSVSGASQDAKKSNSANQKPARGNSGKPSEEAPQGKNKFSLAKFFGFGRK; encoded by the exons ATGGAGGTGGACGGGACGCCGGACCTGACGGACTTCATGAACGACTGGTTCTTCGGGACCGTCGGCGTGAAGCACAGCGCCGtcgccgccggctcccccgcgTACGACCTCACGGgcgagagcagcagcagcagcaagaaGAAGCAGTCGTCGGAGAAGAAGCCGCAGAGGGCGGAAAGCGAAGGCGGCcgtagcggcggcggcggcagcagcagggCCAGCAACGCGAGCAAGCAGACGCAGGAGTGGCTGGAGGAGGCCAAGAGGATGATGGTCGGGTCCGGGTCGCCGGGGCGGATGGGCTCGCCGTCCAGGCAGGTGCCCAAGTTCGCCGGCGGCAACGGCACGGAGCCCTCGCCGGCGCTCGACCGCCGGGACCCCATGTCAC CGCTGCTCCTCCCGGCGTGTGTGTGCAGGCACCGGCAGCCGGGCGGCATCGGCGACGAGATCCTGCAGCGGGCGTCCATTATCTCCTCGCCCCCGCGCTCCGACACCTCCACCCCGTCGGCGCCGCCGTCCCCTTCCCCGTCCCTGCCGCCGAACCCGCACTCGTCCCGCCGCAAGTCCCGCTTCCACGGCCCCTCCGGCCCGGACCCCTCCGCCTCCCTCCGCCGCACAATCTCCTCGGCGTCCAACTCTCCACCCTCCGCCTCCGCGCCCCCGCGCCCCGTGCACCACCGCCGCCACGCGTCCGCCTCTGGCTCCCCCGCCGTCGACGGTTTCGACGACGGCGTCGCCCGCCTCAACGCCTTCCTCCGCCGCCAGCGCGCCGCCCTCGCCGACCAGTCCTCCGGGGACCGCTCCTCCCGCTCGAGGTCCACGAAGCTCGTGCTCTCCGACGCCTCCAAAA GTGTGAGCTCGATCGTGGCGGCGATATTCTACGCGTGGATGCAGTCGAGCAAGGGGGACGGCCACGCGGCGGCGGTGCCGGTGGTGAACATGCGCCGGAGCAGGATGACGGGGTGCAGGCAGGCGGCCTGGCTCCTCTACCACGTCGGGGTCGACGCCTCGGCCCTGCTCTTCGCCGACGAG GTTGATATGGAGGGATTAATAATGGATCAGCGGGCCAGCTTGGTGGTGGTGGGGCAAGATGTTTTGAGATCAAACGGTGAG GCGGGCTCAGTTTGCACACTCCTCGCCAATGACCATTCTGAAGAAGCTTATGCCCTACTTCAGAGCCTGGACATAAAGAAACTTCTG CTTGCAGGTATCCTGTTAGATACGAACAACCTTTCCAAGATGTGCTCAGACAAAGATTCAGAGGCGGTGCGATCGCTCTTGCTCGGTTCCTCTGAGCATAAATGGCATGAATTGTTTCAACAAT TGATGCTTGATCACAATGAGCATTCTTTCGTGGAGTTCTTGAAGAACACCTACAGAAAGTCATCCACAGATG GTGCTGGGGACAGTCCTCCAGAGCAAAA CTAACCAGAAACCAGCACGTGGAAATAGTGGAAAGCCTTCAGAGGAAGCTCCTCAGGGGAAAAACAAATTTTCCTTGGCAAAATTTTTTGGTTTTGGCCGAAAATAA
- the LOC125545670 gene encoding uncharacterized protein LOC125545670 yields MQDLFSVPSCFSSGEKQLPDAPASAAPATRSGQSAVTLVYRAVISGQSRLVTVTWCRNLLAHGMQVSIEGSAGGGKDKSGGGGIEGGANKSCSACKVEMQPWHFWRKYGAKQFQVDGRAVDVVWDLRAARFSDEPEPVSDYYVAVVSGEEVVLLLGNQNKEAFRRTGARPSLSLGDAAMVCKKEHVFSKKRFLTRARFHEKGKLHDISIECSSGNLGGGGGGTDVDMAIKIDGCVNVLVKHLQWKFRGNDCISINKMKVQVYWDAHDWLFGTGMRQALFIFKPQPPSPDSDAALADEFSDFCLFLYAWKIE; encoded by the coding sequence ATGCAGGACCTGTTCTCGGTGCCCTCCTGCTTCTCGTCGGGCGAGAAGCAGCTGCCGGACGCGCCGGCGTCGGCGGCGCCGGCGACCAGGTCGGGGCAGAGCGCGGTGACGCTGGTGTACCGCGCGGTGATCTCCGGGCAGAGCCGGCTGGTCACCGTCACGTGGTGCAGGAACCTGCTGGCCCACGGCATGCAGGTGTCCATCGAGGGGTCGGCCGGCGGCGGCAAGGAcaagagcggcggcggcggcatcgaGGGCGGCGCCAATAAGAGCTGCAGCGCGTGCAAGGTGGAGATGCAGCCGTGGCACTTCTGGCGCAAGTACGGGGCCAAGCAGTTCCAGGTGGACGGCCGGGCGGTGGACGTGGTGTGGGACCTGCGGGCGGCGCGGTTCTCCGACGAGCCGGAGCCGGTGTCGGACTACTACGTGGCGGTGGTCTCCGGCGAGGAGGTGGTGCTCCTGCTCGGCAACCAGAACAAGGAGGCGTTCCGGCGGACGGGGGCCCGGCCGTCGCTGTCGCTGGGGGACGCGGCCATGGTGTGCAAGAAGGAGCACGTGTTCAGCAAGAAGCGGTTCCTGACCCGGGCGAGGTTCCACGAGAAGGGGAAGCTGCACGACATCAGCATCGAGTGCAGCAGCGgcaacctcggcggcggcggcggcggcacggacGTGGACATGGCCATCAAGATCGACGGCTGCGTCAACGTGCTCGTCAAGCACCTCCAGTGGAAGTTCAGGGGCAACGACTGCATCTCCATCAACAAGATGAAGGTGCAGGTCTACTGGGACGCCCACGACTGGCTCTTCGGCACCGGCATGCGCCAGGCCCTCTTCATCTTCAAGCCCCAGCCCCCCTCGCCCGACTCCGACGCCGCCCTCGCCGACGAGTTCTCCGATTTCTGCCTCTTCCTCTACGCATGGAAGATCGAATGA